The proteins below are encoded in one region of Paraburkholderia phenazinium:
- a CDS encoding SEL1-like repeat protein, whose product MRRGVLVALLASLVCACTKVNPLASLPSISAVRANLAFTCVHEADHLPPLDPDADQLFRYGRWLQKQDGPKDFDDIARYYRIAAAHDHYKANTNLQALVSTGLADSPDAPKETVDLAVQLAKQGVPGGYYDIAHYLELGYGLKQNSETALRYFRKAADLGSPDAQYYLAEKLDPIDAAPEVALQMYRCSADQGHGKAATSLAIGRKTDKFYAEAVRAFQQGVMAGNSMAASFLEDGFKGPPPDDRLNYLAVPNDPERSRRYRAIRKFLDRNEGLNPKVPDVDQIVPLPPAPLPPWDGTFQWEKEQAAAVPPQKPSDALVERLAREKSLDPATGLRVRTAREKELESRVPLGTLVRPGEVCPQDGVWCVRGFASVSYDATRRFRKGETMPPLALKDPRPIPGLDWLLGMRVYRTNEEWSLKAYVDET is encoded by the coding sequence ATGAGACGAGGCGTTCTTGTCGCCCTGCTGGCGAGTCTTGTCTGTGCCTGTACCAAGGTGAACCCGTTGGCTTCACTACCTAGCATCAGCGCCGTGCGCGCGAATCTCGCCTTTACCTGCGTGCACGAGGCAGACCATCTGCCGCCGCTCGATCCCGATGCGGACCAGCTGTTCAGATACGGCCGCTGGCTGCAGAAGCAGGACGGCCCGAAGGACTTCGACGATATCGCACGGTATTACCGGATCGCGGCGGCTCACGATCACTACAAGGCCAACACCAACCTTCAGGCGCTGGTGTCGACGGGGCTGGCCGATTCTCCGGATGCACCGAAAGAGACGGTGGACCTGGCAGTGCAACTGGCGAAACAGGGCGTGCCGGGCGGCTACTACGACATCGCGCATTACCTCGAACTCGGGTACGGGCTGAAGCAGAACAGCGAGACCGCGTTGCGCTATTTCCGCAAGGCAGCGGACCTGGGCAGTCCGGACGCGCAGTATTACCTCGCAGAGAAACTGGATCCGATTGACGCCGCACCTGAGGTTGCGCTGCAGATGTACCGGTGCTCAGCGGATCAGGGACATGGCAAGGCCGCGACCTCCCTGGCGATTGGCCGCAAGACAGACAAGTTCTACGCTGAAGCAGTCAGGGCTTTCCAGCAGGGCGTCATGGCTGGAAACAGCATGGCTGCGTCGTTTCTGGAAGACGGCTTCAAGGGCCCTCCACCGGACGATCGCCTGAATTATCTGGCTGTCCCAAACGACCCCGAACGCTCGCGTCGCTACAGAGCGATCCGTAAATTCCTCGACAGGAACGAAGGTCTGAACCCGAAAGTCCCCGACGTCGACCAGATCGTGCCACTGCCGCCGGCACCGCTGCCGCCGTGGGACGGCACGTTCCAGTGGGAGAAGGAACAGGCCGCAGCCGTGCCGCCGCAGAAACCCTCCGATGCGCTGGTTGAAAGGCTGGCCCGTGAGAAGAGCCTCGACCCGGCGACAGGGCTTCGGGTCAGGACCGCGCGTGAAAAGGAACTGGAGAGCCGCGTGCCGCTAGGCACGCTTGTTCGCCCCGGCGAAGTCTGCCCGCAGGACGGCGTGTGGTGTGTTCGGGGATTCGCTTCGGTCAGCTACGACGCGACGCGCCGTTTCAGGAAAGGCGAGACGATGCCGCCACTCGCCCTGAAGGATCCCCGTCCCATTCCTGGCCTGGACTGGCTACTCGGTATGCGCGTATACCGCACCAATGAGGAATGGAGCCTCAAGGCATACGTCGACGAGACATAA